In the genome of Serratia symbiotica (Periphyllus acericola), one region contains:
- the zapB gene encoding cell division protein ZapB: MSFEVFEKLEAKVQQAIDTITLLQMEIEELKEKNIALTQEVQAASGNHESLLRENKQLKEEQLVWQDCLRTLLGKMEEV, from the coding sequence ATGTCATTTGAAGTATTTGAGAAATTGGAAGCAAAAGTTCAGCAGGCGATTGATACTATAACCTTGTTGCAGATGGAAATTGAAGAGCTGAAAGAAAAAAATATCGCTCTGACGCAGGAAGTTCAAGCAGCCTCCGGTAACCATGAATCTTTGCTGCGAGAGAACAAACAACTGAAAGAAGAGCAGCTTGTATGGCAAGATTGCCTACGCACCCTGCTGGGGAAAATGGAAGAAGTTTGA
- the rraA gene encoding ribonuclease E activity regulator RraA, with protein sequence MYHEEANVAEPLFSNFGGRTSFCGQITTVKCFEDNGLLFDLLEENGRGRVLLIDGGGSVRCALINAELARLATLNEWEGIVVYGVVRQVDDLEELEIGIQAMAAIPIGAVSGDVGESDIRVNFGSVTFFSSDHLYADNTGIILSEDPLYIE encoded by the coding sequence ATCTATCATGAAGAGGCGAATGTTGCTGAACCTCTTTTCTCCAATTTTGGCGGGCGTACTTCATTTTGTGGGCAGATCACCACGGTAAAATGCTTTGAGGATAACGGCCTGCTGTTTGACCTGCTTGAAGAAAACGGCCGGGGCCGAGTGCTGTTGATAGACGGTGGTGGTTCCGTGCGTTGTGCGCTGATCAACGCCGAACTGGCGCGCCTAGCCACCCTGAACGAATGGGAAGGCATAGTGGTTTATGGTGTAGTGCGCCAGGTGGATGATTTGGAAGAGCTGGAAATCGGCATTCAGGCAATGGCGGCAATCCCGATAGGCGCAGTTAGCGGGGACGTAGGTGAAAGCGATATCCGCGTTAACTTCGGTAGCGTCACTTTCTTCTCCAGCGACCATCTGTACGCCGACAACACCGGTATTATCCTTTCCGAAGATCCCCTTTATATTGAGTAA
- the hslU gene encoding HslU--HslV peptidase ATPase subunit yields MSEMTPREIVSELDSHIIGQHKAKRAVAIALRNRWRRMQLNDMLRHEVTPKNILMIGPTGVGKTEIARRLAKLANAPFIKVEATKFTEVGYVGKEVDSIIRDLTDAAIKMVRIQSIEKNHAHAEELAEEGILDVLIPQAKNNWGQLEEHKEPSAARQAFRKKLREGQLDDKEIELDLAATPMNVEIMAPPGMEEMTNQLQSIFQNLGSQKQKPRKLKIKEAFKLLVEEEAGKLVNPKELKEQAIEAVEQHGIVFIDEIDKICKRGNKSSGPDVSREGVQRDLLPLVEGCTVSTKHGMVKTDHILFIASGAFQTANPSDLIPELQGRLPICVELQALTTEDFERILTEPSASLSEQYKALLGTEGVNIEFTTDGIRHIAEAAWQVNENTENIGARRLHTVLERLMEDISYDASEINGQTITIDADYVRSHLYELVANEDLSRFIL; encoded by the coding sequence ATGTCTGAAATGACCCCGCGCGAGATCGTCAGCGAGTTGGACAGCCACATCATTGGCCAACACAAGGCCAAACGCGCTGTCGCCATTGCCCTGCGCAACCGCTGGCGTCGGATGCAGCTCAATGATATGCTGCGTCATGAAGTGACACCAAAAAATATTTTGATGATCGGCCCGACGGGTGTCGGTAAAACCGAAATCGCCCGCCGTCTGGCGAAGCTGGCCAACGCACCGTTCATCAAGGTTGAAGCGACCAAATTCACCGAAGTGGGCTACGTGGGTAAAGAAGTGGACTCTATCATCCGCGATCTGACCGACGCTGCAATCAAAATGGTACGCATACAGTCGATCGAGAAGAACCATGCCCATGCCGAAGAGCTGGCCGAAGAAGGCATTCTCGATGTGCTGATCCCACAAGCCAAGAACAACTGGGGCCAGTTGGAAGAGCATAAGGAGCCGTCAGCCGCCCGCCAGGCATTTCGTAAGAAACTGCGCGAAGGTCAACTGGATGACAAAGAGATCGAACTCGATCTGGCCGCCACCCCGATGAACGTGGAAATCATGGCACCTCCGGGCATGGAAGAAATGACCAACCAGTTGCAGTCGATATTCCAGAACCTGGGTAGCCAAAAGCAGAAGCCGCGCAAACTGAAGATCAAAGAAGCTTTCAAGCTGCTGGTGGAAGAAGAAGCCGGCAAGCTGGTTAATCCAAAAGAGCTGAAAGAGCAGGCGATCGAGGCAGTCGAGCAACACGGTATCGTGTTTATTGATGAGATCGATAAAATCTGCAAGCGTGGTAACAAAAGTTCCGGGCCGGACGTATCGCGTGAAGGCGTGCAGCGTGACCTGTTGCCGTTGGTGGAAGGCTGTACCGTTTCCACCAAGCACGGTATGGTGAAAACCGATCACATCCTGTTCATCGCCTCCGGCGCATTCCAGACCGCCAACCCGTCAGATCTGATCCCAGAATTGCAAGGTCGCCTGCCCATCTGCGTTGAGTTGCAGGCGCTGACCACTGAAGATTTTGAGCGTATCCTGACCGAACCCAGCGCCTCACTATCCGAGCAGTATAAAGCGCTGCTGGGTACCGAAGGCGTCAACATCGAGTTCACTACCGATGGCATCCGACACATCGCTGAAGCTGCATGGCAGGTTAACGAAAACACCGAAAATATCGGCGCTCGCCGTCTGCACACCGTGCTGGAACGTCTGATGGAGGATATTTCCTACGATGCGAGTGAAATTAACGGTCAAACTATTACAATCGATGCGGATTATGTGCGTAGTCATCTGTATGAACTGGTTGCGAATGAAGATTTGAGTCGTTTTATCCTATAA
- the hslV gene encoding ATP-dependent protease subunit HslV has protein sequence MTTIVSVRRHGQVVIGGDGQATLGNTVMKGNVKKVRRLYNDKVIAGFAGGTADAFTLFELFEQKLEMHQGHLVKAAVELAKDWRTDRMLRKLEALLAVADEHASLIITGNGDVIQPENDLIAIGSGGPYAQAAARALLENTELNAREIVDKSLGIAGDICIYTNHLHTIEELPSKA, from the coding sequence GTGACAACAATAGTAAGCGTTCGTCGCCACGGCCAGGTAGTGATCGGCGGTGATGGCCAGGCTACCTTGGGTAATACAGTGATGAAGGGCAACGTCAAAAAAGTACGTCGCCTGTACAATGACAAAGTGATTGCTGGTTTCGCTGGCGGCACCGCTGACGCTTTCACACTCTTTGAGTTGTTTGAACAAAAATTGGAAATGCATCAGGGCCACCTGGTGAAAGCCGCCGTTGAACTGGCGAAAGATTGGCGCACTGATCGCATGTTGCGCAAACTTGAGGCACTGCTAGCCGTTGCCGATGAACACGCCTCGCTGATTATCACGGGCAACGGTGATGTAATTCAGCCTGAGAACGATTTGATAGCCATCGGCTCCGGTGGCCCATATGCCCAAGCTGCGGCGCGAGCGCTGTTGGAAAATACTGAATTGAACGCCCGCGAAATCGTTGATAAATCGCTCGGCATTGCTGGCGACATCTGTATTTACACCAACCATCTCCACACTATTGAAGAATTGCCTTCCAAAGCGTAA